One genomic window of Thermus caldifontis includes the following:
- a CDS encoding acyl-CoA dehydrogenase family protein: protein MEIPNHKEIRQLARRFLEEAGPALAEYEAQEAFPWPLVRQMGELGFLGVFVPEELGGAALDFWAYIALLEELGGYASLRSILSVQQSLVLTPLLAYGTEEQKRRYVPRLAKGEILGAYGLTEPEAGSDAGSLRTRAYRDGDHYVLEGQKTFISHANVAQVFLIFAKTDPEKGSRSITAFLVEREDGVRTTPLKGKLGLRAADTGMVFLEGVRIPKDRVLGEEGQGFKIALSTLDTGRVSLAAGAVGLMQRALDLSLRYAKERHQFGRPIASLQLIQAHLAQMKLDLEASRLLTYQAVAKKLKGERYTLEASMAKLFASEAANRVAYRAIQVHGGYGFFEEYEVARLYRDARILTLYEGTSEVQTLVIGAHLTGIKAFGEG from the coding sequence ATGGAGATTCCTAACCACAAGGAAATCCGACAACTGGCCAGGCGTTTCCTGGAAGAAGCAGGACCTGCCTTGGCGGAATACGAGGCTCAGGAAGCCTTTCCCTGGCCTCTGGTGAGGCAGATGGGGGAGCTGGGCTTCCTGGGGGTTTTCGTGCCCGAGGAGCTGGGAGGCGCTGCCCTGGACTTTTGGGCCTACATCGCCCTTCTGGAGGAGCTTGGGGGATACGCCTCCTTGCGTTCCATCCTTTCCGTGCAGCAGAGCCTGGTCCTCACTCCCCTTCTCGCCTACGGAACGGAGGAGCAAAAAAGGCGGTACGTCCCCCGGCTGGCCAAAGGGGAGATCCTAGGAGCCTACGGCCTCACGGAGCCCGAGGCGGGGTCGGATGCGGGAAGCCTCCGCACCCGGGCCTACCGGGACGGCGATCACTATGTGCTGGAAGGCCAGAAGACCTTCATCTCCCACGCCAACGTGGCCCAGGTCTTCCTCATCTTCGCCAAAACCGATCCGGAGAAGGGCAGCAGGAGCATCACCGCCTTCCTGGTGGAACGGGAGGATGGGGTGCGCACCACGCCGTTAAAGGGGAAACTGGGGCTTAGGGCTGCGGACACGGGCATGGTCTTTCTGGAAGGGGTGCGCATACCCAAGGACAGGGTTTTGGGAGAGGAGGGCCAAGGCTTCAAGATCGCCCTTTCCACGCTGGATACCGGCCGGGTTTCCCTGGCGGCGGGTGCGGTGGGGCTCATGCAAAGGGCCCTGGACCTTTCCCTCCGCTACGCCAAGGAAAGGCACCAGTTCGGCCGGCCCATCGCCAGTTTGCAGCTGATCCAGGCCCATCTGGCCCAGATGAAGCTGGACCTCGAGGCCAGCCGGCTCCTCACCTACCAGGCGGTGGCCAAGAAGCTCAAGGGGGAGCGGTATACCCTCGAGGCCAGCATGGCCAAGCTCTTCGCCTCGGAGGCCGCCAACCGCGTGGCCTACCGGGCCATCCAGGTGCACGGGGGCTACGGCTTCTTTGAGGAGTACGAGGTGGCCCGGCTTTACCGGGATGCCCGCATCCTCACCCTTTACGAGGGAACCAGTGAGGTGCAGACCCTGGTGATCGGGGCCCACCTCACCGGGATCAAGGCCTTTGGGGAAGGCTAG
- the paaC gene encoding 1,2-phenylacetyl-CoA epoxidase subunit PaaC: protein MLEAYLRDALVARLTAWADDEVVLAQRLSQWVGHAPILEEDIAIANLAQDELGHAKVWLDLRQELDGSDPDRLVYFRDPLEFQNAILVELPKGDWAFTMVRQYLFDAYENLWLKEAAKSAYPPLAEAASRILKEERFHLRHSSLWLERLGQGTEESHRRAQEALDTLYPYARQLFRPLPTDDALVEAGLVPDLRALEATYLEEVGRMLARAGLKPPEGGYVPQSRREHTEYLWSLLAEMQSVARWDPEAKAW, encoded by the coding sequence ATGCTTGAGGCTTACCTGAGGGACGCCCTGGTGGCCCGGCTCACCGCCTGGGCCGACGACGAGGTGGTCTTAGCCCAGCGGCTTTCCCAGTGGGTGGGGCATGCCCCCATCCTCGAGGAGGACATCGCCATCGCCAACCTGGCCCAGGACGAGCTGGGCCACGCCAAGGTCTGGCTGGACCTCAGGCAGGAGCTGGACGGCTCCGACCCCGACCGCCTGGTCTACTTCCGCGATCCCCTTGAGTTCCAAAACGCCATCCTGGTGGAACTCCCCAAGGGGGACTGGGCCTTCACCATGGTGCGCCAGTACCTCTTTGACGCCTACGAGAACCTCTGGCTCAAAGAGGCCGCCAAAAGCGCCTACCCTCCCTTAGCCGAGGCGGCAAGCCGCATCCTTAAGGAGGAGAGGTTCCACCTTAGGCACAGCTCCCTTTGGCTGGAAAGGTTAGGCCAGGGTACGGAGGAATCCCACCGCCGGGCCCAAGAGGCTTTGGACACCCTCTACCCCTATGCCCGGCAGCTCTTCCGACCCTTGCCCACCGACGACGCCTTAGTGGAAGCAGGCCTTGTGCCCGACCTGAGGGCCTTGGAGGCCACGTACCTGGAGGAGGTGGGGCGGATGCTGGCCCGGGCAGGGCTCAAACCCCCTGAGGGGGGGTATGTGCCCCAAAGCCGCAGGGAGCACACGGAGTACCTCTGGTCCCTCCTTGCGGAGATGCAGTCCGTGGCCCGCTGGGACCCGGAGGCCAAGGCATGGTAG
- a CDS encoding phenylacetic acid degradation protein, giving the protein MWGTEWPRFEVIKQDTKHSPPQMVGSVHAADPEHALLVARHVFVRRPAAYALFVAPAEAFFHVSQEGLKDLAPRREGGPEEAYWVFAKRSHRRSMVYGDLVGRFLAQGPEDAIAQALLQAQGVAFWAVPERLLLGTEPTEEVVESWFAPAKEKTYRLQSYYGLITAKGGEVNQDA; this is encoded by the coding sequence ATGTGGGGAACCGAGTGGCCCCGGTTTGAGGTGATCAAGCAGGACACCAAACATAGCCCCCCGCAGATGGTGGGCTCGGTGCACGCCGCCGACCCCGAGCATGCCCTCCTGGTGGCCCGCCACGTCTTCGTGCGGCGCCCTGCCGCCTACGCCCTTTTCGTGGCCCCTGCCGAGGCCTTTTTCCACGTCTCCCAGGAGGGCCTAAAGGACCTGGCGCCCCGAAGGGAGGGTGGGCCCGAGGAGGCCTACTGGGTCTTCGCCAAGCGGAGCCACCGCCGGAGCATGGTCTACGGGGACCTGGTGGGCCGCTTTCTGGCCCAAGGCCCCGAAGACGCCATCGCCCAGGCCCTCCTCCAAGCCCAAGGGGTGGCCTTCTGGGCGGTGCCGGAGCGGCTTTTGTTGGGGACCGAGCCCACGGAGGAGGTGGTGGAAAGCTGGTTCGCCCCGGCTAAGGAAAAGACCTACCGCCTGCAAAGCTACTACGGGCTCATCACCGCCAAGGGAGGGGAGGTGAACCAGGATGCTTGA
- a CDS encoding PaaI family thioesterase — MEVVTVELSVSYLRPVREGLLQAQAQVVHAGGRLFHATGEVLLEETRVALAKGIFYRVA, encoded by the coding sequence GTGGAGGTGGTGACCGTGGAGCTGAGCGTGAGCTATCTAAGACCCGTGCGGGAGGGGCTTCTCCAAGCCCAGGCCCAGGTGGTCCACGCGGGAGGGAGGCTCTTCCACGCCACAGGCGAGGTTCTCTTGGAGGAAACCCGGGTGGCCCTTGCGAAGGGGATCTTCTACCGGGTGGCCTGA
- a CDS encoding TetR/AcrR family transcriptional regulator, giving the protein MERREQILTLAGQLFSQRGYHATSMRELAKALNLQGGSLYAHIASKEELLIEVVRRAAERFLGVLEGLGGDPVAKLKGLVRGHLEVIAQELPRATVFFHEWKHLSPPLLEEAKALRRRYEEGVQRVIQEGVEQGVFQVPNVRLATLFVLSALNWTYQWYRPDGPLSLDQLAEAYAALILRALGVEEPKGGRDGQAEDRLPRGPRLRGKACGV; this is encoded by the coding sequence ATGGAACGCCGGGAACAGATCCTCACCCTAGCCGGCCAGCTCTTCAGCCAGCGAGGTTACCACGCCACCAGCATGCGGGAGCTGGCCAAGGCCCTCAACCTCCAAGGAGGAAGCCTCTACGCCCATATTGCCTCCAAGGAGGAGCTCCTTATTGAGGTGGTGCGCCGGGCCGCCGAGCGGTTTTTGGGGGTCCTCGAGGGGCTTGGGGGCGATCCGGTGGCCAAGCTCAAGGGGTTGGTACGGGGCCACCTGGAGGTCATCGCCCAGGAACTTCCCCGGGCCACGGTCTTTTTCCACGAGTGGAAGCACCTCTCCCCTCCCCTATTGGAGGAGGCCAAGGCCTTGAGGCGCCGCTACGAGGAGGGCGTGCAAAGGGTGATCCAGGAGGGGGTGGAACAGGGCGTTTTCCAGGTGCCCAACGTGCGCCTCGCCACCCTCTTTGTCCTTTCCGCCCTCAACTGGACCTACCAGTGGTACCGGCCCGATGGGCCCCTATCCTTGGACCAGCTGGCGGAGGCCTACGCCGCCCTCATCCTGAGGGCCCTTGGCGTGGAAGAACCGAAAGGAGGCAGGGATGGTCAAGCTGAGGATCGGCTACCCAGAGGACCCCGACTACGGGGAAAGGCTTGCGGAGTTTGA
- the paaA gene encoding 1,2-phenylacetyl-CoA epoxidase subunit PaaA, with protein MVKLRIGYPEDPDYGERLAEFEARIARGEKIEPGDWMPAEYRRQLIRMISQHAHSEWVGMLPEGAWIPRAPSIRRKLILLAKVQDEAGHGQYLYHAAETLGITREEMVEALLSGRAKYSNIFNYPTLTWADVGIIGWLVDGMAIKNQTMLAQCSYGPYSRAMVRICAEETFHHKQGKEAVLLYAKGSRKQRQMVQDALNRWWWPTLMMAGPHDSDSPHTPLLLRWGIKTKTNDQVRQEFLNEHVPELLEAGLTIPDPHLRYDEKTGNWIHGPIPWDEFWKVINGEGPMNRHRLMARRRAHEEGRWVREALEAYAKRQLAQAAD; from the coding sequence ATGGTCAAGCTGAGGATCGGCTACCCAGAGGACCCCGACTACGGGGAAAGGCTTGCGGAGTTTGAGGCCCGCATCGCCCGGGGAGAGAAGATCGAACCTGGGGACTGGATGCCGGCGGAGTACCGGCGCCAGCTCATCCGCATGATCTCCCAGCACGCCCATAGCGAGTGGGTGGGCATGCTTCCTGAAGGCGCCTGGATTCCCCGGGCTCCTTCCATCCGGCGGAAGCTCATCCTGCTGGCCAAGGTCCAGGACGAAGCCGGGCACGGCCAGTACCTCTACCACGCCGCCGAAACCTTAGGCATCACCCGGGAGGAGATGGTGGAGGCCCTCCTTTCCGGCAGGGCCAAGTACTCCAACATCTTCAACTACCCCACCCTGACCTGGGCGGACGTGGGCATCATCGGCTGGCTGGTGGACGGGATGGCCATCAAGAACCAGACCATGCTGGCCCAGTGCTCCTATGGACCCTACTCCCGGGCCATGGTGCGCATCTGCGCCGAGGAAACCTTCCACCACAAGCAGGGTAAGGAGGCGGTCCTCCTTTACGCTAAGGGTTCCAGAAAGCAGCGCCAGATGGTCCAGGACGCCTTAAACCGCTGGTGGTGGCCCACCCTGATGATGGCTGGGCCCCACGACAGCGACTCCCCCCACACGCCGCTTTTGCTCCGCTGGGGCATCAAGACCAAGACCAACGACCAGGTGCGCCAGGAGTTTTTGAACGAGCACGTGCCGGAGCTATTGGAGGCGGGGCTTACCATTCCCGATCCCCACCTCCGCTACGACGAGAAGACGGGGAACTGGATCCATGGGCCTATCCCCTGGGATGAGTTCTGGAAGGTCATCAACGGGGAAGGTCCCATGAACCGGCATCGGCTCATGGCCCGCAGGAGGGCCCACGAGGAAGGGCGCTGGGTGCGGGAGGCCCTCGAGGCCTACGCCAAGCGGCAACTGGCCCAGGCGGCCGATTAG
- a CDS encoding gamma-glutamyltransferase family protein, whose translation MDLTYYPYPSRRHVVLGRRGAVATSQPLAALAGMEMLLKGGNAVDAAIAMAATLTVVEPTSNGIGGDLFAMVWDGELHGLNASGKSPLRLTPDCVPEGGMPERGWLPVTVPGAVSGWRALHERFGRLSFPEVLAPAIRYAEEGFPVGPETARAWRRAEGIYLPLAGPEFQAFKEVFFPQGRAPEAGEVWRSPGHARTLKEIGESYGESFYRGRLAEAMADFSEATGGLLALEDLASHEPEWVKPLSLNYRGLTVHELPPNGQGIAALLALAILEGFELKPEDPFSYHLQIEAMRLALADAFRYVADPRHLEKPPQALLSPEYVASRRRLIGERALPQALPGVRPEGTVYLAAADGELMVSLIQSNYQGFGSGILIPDTGIALQNRGLGFSLEEGHPNQVGPGKRPYHTIIPGFLTQEGRPLGPFGVMGGFMQPQGHVQVVLALADFRLNPQVALDRPRWQVVPGRGGEDRVVLEPGIPQATALVLKDLGHRVAYEVEPGVFGRGQVVLRRGEVLVGASDPRAEGLALVW comes from the coding sequence ATGGACCTCACCTACTACCCTTATCCGTCCCGGCGGCACGTGGTCTTGGGTCGGCGGGGGGCGGTGGCCACCAGCCAGCCCTTGGCGGCCCTGGCGGGGATGGAGATGCTTTTAAAGGGGGGAAACGCCGTGGATGCGGCCATCGCCATGGCGGCCACCCTCACGGTGGTGGAGCCCACCAGCAACGGCATTGGGGGCGACCTTTTCGCCATGGTGTGGGATGGGGAGCTTCACGGCCTCAACGCCTCGGGGAAAAGCCCCCTGCGCCTTACCCCCGACTGTGTTCCCGAGGGGGGAATGCCGGAAAGGGGCTGGCTTCCGGTGACGGTGCCGGGGGCGGTCTCGGGGTGGCGGGCCCTGCACGAGCGCTTTGGCAGGCTCTCTTTTCCCGAGGTCCTTGCCCCCGCCATCCGCTACGCGGAGGAGGGGTTCCCCGTGGGGCCGGAAACGGCGCGGGCGTGGCGCCGGGCGGAAGGAATCTACCTACCCCTTGCGGGTCCTGAGTTCCAGGCCTTTAAAGAAGTGTTCTTCCCTCAAGGCCGGGCGCCGGAAGCGGGAGAGGTGTGGCGGAGCCCGGGGCACGCCAGGACCCTAAAGGAGATCGGGGAAAGCTACGGGGAGAGCTTCTACCGGGGGAGGCTGGCCGAGGCCATGGCCGACTTTAGCGAGGCCACCGGCGGCCTTCTGGCCCTCGAGGACCTAGCCTCCCACGAGCCGGAGTGGGTAAAGCCGCTTTCCCTGAACTACCGGGGCCTCACCGTGCACGAGCTCCCCCCTAACGGCCAGGGGATCGCCGCCCTTTTGGCTCTAGCCATTCTGGAGGGCTTTGAGCTCAAGCCGGAGGACCCCTTCAGCTACCACCTGCAGATCGAGGCCATGCGCCTGGCCCTGGCGGACGCTTTCCGCTACGTGGCCGACCCCCGTCATCTGGAGAAGCCGCCCCAGGCCCTGCTGTCGCCCGAATACGTGGCGTCGCGACGAAGACTCATTGGGGAGAGGGCCCTGCCCCAGGCGCTGCCGGGGGTGAGACCCGAGGGAACGGTCTACCTGGCGGCGGCAGACGGGGAGCTGATGGTCTCCCTCATCCAGTCCAACTACCAGGGGTTTGGCTCGGGGATCCTGATTCCGGATACGGGGATTGCCCTGCAAAACCGGGGATTGGGGTTTTCCTTGGAGGAGGGCCACCCTAACCAGGTGGGGCCGGGGAAGCGGCCCTACCACACCATCATTCCCGGCTTTCTTACGCAGGAGGGGAGGCCCCTTGGACCCTTTGGGGTCATGGGAGGGTTCATGCAACCCCAGGGGCACGTGCAGGTGGTTCTGGCCCTGGCGGATTTCCGGCTGAACCCCCAAGTGGCCCTAGACCGGCCTCGGTGGCAGGTGGTGCCGGGTAGGGGAGGGGAGGACCGGGTGGTGTTGGAGCCGGGTATACCCCAGGCCACGGCCCTGGTCCTCAAGGACCTGGGGCACCGGGTGGCCTATGAGGTGGAGCCCGGGGTTTTTGGGCGGGGTCAGGTGGTCTTGCGCCGCGGGGAGGTGTTGGTGGGGGCGTCGGATCCACGGGCGGAGGGGTTGGCGTTGGTTTGGTGA
- the paaD gene encoding 1,2-phenylacetyl-CoA epoxidase subunit PaaD — MVERYWEALKGIKDPEIPVLNIVEMGMVLGVEAEGEKVRVRFRPTFSGCPALRLIRQEMEKALREAGAKEVEVVEAKTPWSTEDMTEEAKAKLLGYGVAPPLPLPMAEANPPCPRCGSLQVELKNPFGATLCKMLFQCAACGEVFEAFKTV; from the coding sequence ATGGTAGAGCGGTACTGGGAGGCCCTGAAAGGGATTAAGGACCCGGAGATCCCCGTCCTCAACATCGTGGAAATGGGGATGGTCCTGGGGGTGGAAGCGGAAGGGGAAAAGGTAAGGGTCCGCTTCCGCCCCACCTTCTCCGGCTGCCCCGCCCTTAGGCTCATCCGCCAGGAGATGGAAAAGGCCCTGCGGGAAGCGGGGGCCAAGGAGGTGGAGGTGGTGGAGGCCAAAACCCCCTGGAGCACCGAGGACATGACGGAGGAGGCCAAGGCCAAGCTCCTGGGCTATGGGGTCGCTCCACCCCTGCCCTTGCCCATGGCGGAGGCCAACCCCCCTTGCCCGCGGTGCGGAAGCCTGCAGGTGGAGCTGAAAAACCCCTTTGGAGCCACCTTGTGCAAGATGCTTTTCCAGTGTGCCGCTTGCGGGGAAGTCTTTGAAGCCTTCAAAACCGTCTGA
- a CDS encoding antibiotic biosynthesis monooxygenase family protein, translated as MFVVMNRIPVKPEYAEEFEEAFRTRARLVDRMPGFIRNLVLRPQAPGDPYVVMTFWESEAAFRAWTESPEFREGHARSGTLPKEAFREGNKLETFTTILDSEAG; from the coding sequence ATGTTTGTGGTCATGAACCGCATCCCCGTCAAACCTGAGTACGCCGAGGAGTTCGAGGAGGCCTTCCGCACCCGGGCCCGCCTGGTGGACCGCATGCCGGGCTTCATCCGGAACCTGGTCCTTCGTCCGCAGGCGCCAGGAGACCCCTATGTGGTTATGACCTTCTGGGAAAGCGAGGCTGCCTTCCGGGCCTGGACGGAAAGCCCCGAGTTCCGCGAAGGCCACGCCCGAAGCGGTACCCTACCCAAGGAGGCCTTCCGGGAAGGCAACAAGCTGGAAACCTTCACCACCATTTTGGATTCGGAGGCCGGCTAG
- the fbp gene encoding fructose-1,6-bisphosphate aldolase/phosphatase produces the protein MKLTLSVLKADIGSVGGHTLPSRRVLARVEEIVREEVGRLLRDAYVFHIGDDIVLLLSHTHGVRNPSVHELAWKAFREGTQVAKEEGLYGAGQDLLKDAFSGNLHGLGPQVAEMEFEERPAEPFMVLAADKTEPGAFNLPLYLAFADPMYSSGLLLSSELRPGFRFRIMDLAQTERDSYIVLDAPERLYDIAALLRDSHRFGIESIWSRRYGEIAAVVSTTRLRNIAGRYVGKDDPVAILRTQKIFPATEEFGPPFALAPFVAGDTRGSHHLPLMPVKANTPASTFFCVPMVCGLAFSLKEGRFSEPVDLFADPVWDAVRARVVEKAQEMRRQGFYGPAMLPMEELEYTGIAERLKELEREFS, from the coding sequence ATGAAGCTGACCCTCAGCGTCCTCAAAGCCGACATCGGTTCCGTGGGAGGTCACACGCTGCCGAGCCGAAGGGTCCTGGCCAGGGTAGAGGAAATCGTGCGGGAGGAAGTGGGCCGCCTGCTCCGGGACGCCTATGTGTTTCACATCGGGGACGACATCGTCCTCCTTCTCTCGCACACCCATGGGGTTCGGAACCCATCCGTCCACGAGCTGGCCTGGAAAGCCTTCCGGGAGGGTACCCAGGTGGCCAAGGAGGAGGGGCTTTATGGGGCCGGACAGGATCTTTTGAAGGACGCCTTTTCAGGTAACCTCCACGGCCTCGGCCCCCAGGTGGCGGAGATGGAGTTTGAGGAACGCCCTGCCGAGCCCTTTATGGTTCTGGCCGCCGACAAGACCGAGCCCGGGGCGTTCAATCTGCCCCTTTACCTAGCCTTTGCCGATCCCATGTACTCCTCCGGCCTGTTGCTTTCCTCGGAGTTGCGTCCTGGCTTCCGCTTCCGCATCATGGACCTGGCCCAGACGGAAAGGGATAGCTACATCGTTCTTGACGCTCCTGAGAGGCTCTACGACATCGCCGCTCTGCTTCGGGATTCCCACCGGTTTGGGATAGAGTCCATTTGGTCCCGACGCTATGGGGAGATCGCCGCGGTGGTGAGCACCACCCGCTTGCGCAACATTGCCGGGCGCTACGTGGGCAAGGACGATCCCGTGGCCATCCTCCGCACCCAGAAGATCTTCCCCGCCACGGAGGAGTTTGGCCCACCCTTTGCCTTGGCCCCCTTCGTGGCCGGGGATACCCGGGGAAGCCACCACCTGCCCCTGATGCCGGTTAAGGCCAATACCCCTGCCTCCACCTTCTTCTGCGTGCCCATGGTGTGCGGGCTGGCTTTTTCCCTAAAGGAGGGGCGGTTTTCCGAGCCTGTGGACCTCTTTGCCGATCCGGTTTGGGATGCGGTGCGGGCCAGGGTGGTGGAGAAAGCCCAGGAGATGCGCCGCCAGGGTTTTTATGGCCCCGCCATGCTCCCCATGGAGGAGCTGGAATACACCGGGATTGCCGAGCGACTTAAGGAGTTGGAGCGGGAGTTTTCCTAG
- a CDS encoding tyrosine-type recombinase/integrase — translation MEQALIWKTIGIKRADKALQALAPYAEYLLLERGYSPRGVRRYLQDLAFWFRFLEAEGFPPGPEAVRALLLKERWAPRRVQGFLAALRSYYRYLAQVRGEAVSDPTEGIGRPKAGRRLPLHPSPEELRRFLEAFAGEKEAHLLRSLARFLYGTGLRIAEALSLKGRNILLENHQPVAIRVVGKGNKERLVPLSKTAREVLSELGPPQGNVPLFTFSQGRYKGRVPSARYVEAKFRQAALRAGLDPRRFTPHKLRHAYATLLVESGVELDAVKDLLGHESIATTQIYLHASRERLREAASRLPEL, via the coding sequence GTGGAGCAAGCCCTTATTTGGAAAACCATAGGCATTAAAAGGGCCGATAAGGCCCTCCAAGCCCTGGCCCCCTATGCGGAATACCTCCTCCTAGAAAGGGGTTATTCCCCCCGGGGGGTGCGCCGGTACCTCCAGGACCTGGCCTTCTGGTTCCGCTTCCTCGAGGCGGAGGGCTTCCCCCCAGGCCCCGAGGCGGTGCGGGCCCTGCTCCTAAAGGAGCGCTGGGCCCCGAGGCGGGTGCAAGGGTTTCTGGCCGCCTTACGCAGCTACTACCGCTACCTGGCCCAGGTGCGGGGCGAAGCGGTGTCGGACCCCACGGAGGGCATCGGCCGGCCCAAGGCAGGACGCCGGCTTCCTTTACATCCAAGCCCAGAGGAACTGAGGCGCTTCCTCGAGGCCTTTGCAGGGGAAAAGGAAGCCCACCTGCTCCGCTCACTGGCCCGTTTTCTTTACGGCACGGGCCTGCGCATCGCCGAGGCCCTTTCCCTAAAGGGGCGGAACATCCTCCTGGAAAACCACCAGCCCGTGGCCATCCGGGTGGTGGGTAAGGGCAACAAGGAAAGGCTCGTACCGCTTTCTAAGACCGCCCGGGAGGTGCTGTCCGAACTGGGCCCCCCCCAGGGGAATGTGCCTCTTTTCACTTTCTCGCAGGGCCGGTACAAGGGCCGGGTGCCCTCGGCCCGCTATGTGGAGGCCAAGTTCCGCCAGGCGGCCCTGCGGGCGGGACTGGACCCCAGGCGCTTCACCCCCCACAAGCTCCGCCACGCCTACGCCACCTTGCTGGTGGAAAGCGGCGTGGAGCTGGATGCGGTAAAGGACCTCCTCGGCCACGAGTCCATCGCCACCACCCAGATCTATCTGCACGCCTCGAGGGAGCGGCTCAGGGAAGCGGCCTCGAGGTTGCCCGAGCTTTGA
- a CDS encoding TetR/AcrR family transcriptional regulator yields MGTATRNRILEEAARLFTEKGYEATSVQDLAEALGLSKAALYHHFRSKEEVLYEISLQALEGLLEEGKKASAVPEAREALLRFMEGHARFFEENRPFFVTMLQGLQSLSPEKQAPIIALRDRYEETLRALLRRGMESGVFRQLDVALTARAVLSLLNWMIRWFRPGGPLRAEEVARFYFHLLLRGLENGDS; encoded by the coding sequence ATGGGAACCGCCACCCGCAACCGCATCCTGGAAGAAGCCGCCCGGCTTTTTACGGAGAAGGGCTACGAGGCCACCAGCGTCCAGGACCTGGCCGAGGCCTTGGGCCTTTCCAAGGCCGCCCTTTACCACCACTTCCGCAGCAAGGAGGAGGTCCTCTACGAGATCAGCCTCCAGGCCCTGGAGGGGCTCCTGGAGGAGGGGAAGAAGGCCTCAGCTGTCCCCGAGGCCCGGGAAGCCCTGCTCCGTTTCATGGAGGGCCACGCCCGGTTCTTTGAGGAAAACCGGCCTTTCTTTGTCACCATGCTTCAGGGCCTGCAAAGCCTCTCCCCGGAAAAGCAGGCACCCATCATCGCCCTGCGGGACCGGTACGAGGAAACCCTCCGCGCCCTTCTAAGGCGGGGCATGGAGAGCGGGGTTTTCCGCCAGCTGGACGTGGCCTTGACCGCGCGGGCGGTCCTTTCCCTTCTCAACTGGATGATCCGCTGGTTCCGCCCAGGCGGGCCCTTGCGGGCGGAGGAGGTGGCCCGCTTCTACTTCCATCTCCTCCTCAGGGGGTTAGAAAATGGAGATTCCTAA
- a CDS encoding MaoC family dehydratase, whose translation MPMYFEDFQVGQRFTTPARTVTEADVVNFAGVSGDYNPIHTDAEFAKETPFGQRIAHGLLVLSMMTGLRQRSGHFEGTVIAWMEIRSYKFLKPVFIGDTVRGESEILEKHETSKPDRGVVVQRVRVLNQRGEVVQEGEFVTLVRRKPQV comes from the coding sequence ATGCCCATGTACTTTGAGGACTTCCAGGTTGGCCAGCGCTTTACCACCCCGGCCCGCACCGTGACCGAGGCCGACGTGGTGAACTTCGCTGGGGTCTCGGGGGACTACAACCCCATCCACACCGATGCCGAGTTCGCCAAAGAGACCCCCTTCGGCCAGCGCATCGCCCACGGGCTCCTGGTCCTTTCCATGATGACCGGCCTCAGGCAGCGAAGCGGGCATTTTGAGGGAACCGTCATCGCCTGGATGGAGATCCGGAGCTACAAGTTCCTAAAGCCCGTTTTCATCGGGGACACGGTGAGGGGGGAGAGCGAGATCCTTGAAAAGCACGAAACCAGCAAGCCCGACCGGGGGGTGGTGGTACAGCGGGTACGGGTCCTGAACCAGCGGGGCGAGGTGGTGCAGGAAGGGGAGTTCGTGACCTTGGTCCGCAGAAAGCCCCAGGTCTAG